The nucleotide sequence GCCTTGCGCCTGACAGGGGAGAAGCAGAAGGTGGTCAAGAACTATGTGGAAAGTATTCACGGCAAGGGGCTTTTGCAAAGCGGGCTGGTGGTCACCGCCATGTGCACGGACTGCCACACCCCCCACCACGAACTTCCCAGCGCGGACACCGCTTCCAGCGTCAGCCGCAAGCATATCGCCGAAACCTGCGCCCAATGCCACCACGGCATTTACGAGCAGTTTGCCAAAAGCATTCACTTTCCCGGCCGGGCGCAAACGGACAAGCCGCTCCCCCTCTGCCACGACTGCCACAGCGCGCACACGATTACCCGCACGGATAAAGAGGGGTTCAAACTGGGCATCATCAACCAGTGCGGCCGCTGCCACCAGGATGTGGCGGAAAGCTATTTCGACACCTTCCACGGCAAGGTCTCCAAACTGGGGTACACGGCGGCGGCGAAATGCTACGACTGCCACGGCGCGCACGACATCCTCCCCCCCTGGGAGCCGGCCTCGCACCTGTCCCGGCAGAACATTGTGGCCACCTGTGGGAAGTGCCATCCCGGTTCGCACCGGCGCTTCGCCGGCTATTTGACCCACGCCACCCACCACGACCGGAAAAAATACCCGGTGCTTTTCTACACCTTCTGGTTTATGACCTTTCTTTTGGTCGGCACCTTCGGTTTCTTCGGGGTGCACACGCTTTTGTGGCTCCCCCGCTCCTTTCAGGCCCTGAAGCATAGGAGAAAGCTTGAAGTCCAGCCCCACGGCAAGGAATACCTGCGGTTCGACTCGCTCCCCCGCCGGCTGCACGTTCTGGTCATCATCAGCTTTCTGGGGCTGGCCCTGACCGGGATGATGCTGAAATTCTCCTATCTGGGCTGGGCGCAATTTTTATCCCGCATTTTGGGCGGCTTCGAATCCGCCGGCTACATCCACCGCATCTGCGCCCTGATAACCTTCTTCTATTTTTCCGCTCATATTTTTGATTTGGTCCGGAGAAAAAGAAAAGAGGGGAAGAGCTGGAAGGAATTTTTGACCGGCGCCGGCTCCATGCTGCCGAATAAGCGGGACGCCGTGGAGTTCTGGCAGACCACCAAGTGGTTTCTGGGGCTGGGACCCCGGCCGGCCTACGGCCGCTGGACCTACTGGGAAAAGTTCGACTACTTCGCCGTTTTCTGGGGAGTGACGATTATCGGCTCGACCGGCCTGGTGCTCTGGTTTCCGGAGTTCTTCACCCATTTGATCCCGGGCTGGTTTATCAACGTCGCCACCATCATCCATTCGGACGAGGCGCTTCTGGCGGTCGGGTTCATTTTCACCGTGCATTTCTTCAACACCCACTTCCGGCCGGACAAGTTCCCGATGGACACGGTGATTTTCACCGGGCGGGTCCCCGTGGAGGAGTTGAAAGCCGACCGCCCCCGGGAATACGAGGAACTGGTGGCCTCCGGCGAGCTGGAAAAACGCTTGGTGGACCCGCTGCCGCCGGTGGTCGTCAAGACCATGAAAATCTTCGGCTGGGCGGCCCTCTCGATTGGAATTATTTTGGTTTTGCTTATTATCTGGGCGCAGATATTCGGATACCGGTGAAAAAGAAAAGAGGCATAGGCGGACGGGTTGGGCGGTTTCGCACGCTCGATTTTGAACGTTTGACCGGAAAACCGATAGCCGGGCTGGCGGCTCTCTTTGTTCTGACTTTGACCGCATTCGCCTGGAGTCAGGGCATAAGCAACGAGGACTGCCTTTCCTGCCATTCAGACGCCGATTTGAGCAAAACGGGGCCGTCCGGACAGAAAGTCCCGTTGTTTGTTGACCTGAAGAAATACGAAAGCTCCGTGCACGGCGGCTTCGGCTGCACGGACTGCCATTCCGATATCACCGAAATCCCCCACCCGGAAAAGTTGAAACCGGTGGATTGTTCTTCCTGCCATGCCGAAACGGTGGAAAAGTACGGCCGCGGCGTGCACGCCACGGCCCGTGCCAAGGGGAATTTGCAATCCCCCACCTGCGTCTCCTGCCATACGCCGCACGCCATTCGGCCCGCTTCCGATCCCGCCTCCCCGACCGCCCGCCGTAACATTCCGGACTTGTGCGGAAAGTGCCACGGCGATTTGAAATTCGTGGCGGAGCAGACCGGCATCCTCTCCGCCCAGCCGTTTTTCAATTACAAGGAATCGGTGCACGGCCGGGCAAGGGAAAAGGGGGATGAAAAGGCGGCGGTCTGCTCGGACTGCCACAAAAGCCACGATTTGCTCCCCCCCAGCGACCCGCAGTCCACCATTTTCAAGGCGAACGTCCCCGCGACCTGCGGCCAGTGCCACGGCAAAGTTGCCGAGGAATACACCGCCTCTATCCACGGCCAGGCCTTGAAGGCCGGGCTTTCCCGCTCGCCGGCCTGCACGGACTGCCACGGCATCCACACCATCAAAACAGTAATCGACCCGGCCTCGCCGGTTGCCGCGCAGGCCCTGGCACGCACCACCTGCATCCAATGCCACGAAAGCGAGGGGCTTTCCAAAGAGTACGGCCTGCCCGCCAAGCGGATCTCCACCTATCTGGACAGCTACCATGGGCTCGCCTCCCGTTTCGGCTCCAATGTGGTGGCCAACTGCGCCTCCTGCCACGGGATTCACAACATCTATCCCTCCAGCGACTCCCGTTCCCTCATCCATCCGGCCAATCTGGCGACCACCTGCGGCAGCTGCCATCCGGGGGCGTCGGAAAACTTTGCGCGAGGGAAAATCCACGTCCTTTCCTCCACGCACGACGGCGATACGGGCGCCAAGGTGGTCGGCTGGGTGACCGCCATCTATATCGTTTTGATTGTGGTTGTCATCGGCGGAATGCTTTTGCACAACGCGGCGGACTGGCTCCGTTCGGTTTGGGGAAGCTGGCGAACGACCGGCCCGCACTTCTATTTAAAGTTCACCGTTTGGCAGCGCATCCAGCACGCCGGTCTGTTCGTCAGCTTCTTCGGGCTGGCCTTCACCGGCTTTGCCCTCACCTACCCGGAGCAGTTTTCCTGGCTTTTCGGCGAGGATGAGGAGCTGCGCTCCCTTTTGCACCGGATTTTTGCCGTCCTCTTTCTGGCCGACGGCGCCCTGCACCTCGGGCATGTTCTCTTCTCAAAGTCCGGCCGGCGCTTCATTTTCGCCTTGATGCCGAAAAAGGCGGACTTGGCCCAACTGGTCGGAAACCTGAAGTATTATCTGGGCAGAGCCCCTTTGCCCGCCCCGGAACCGGCTTACGGCTACGTCGAAAAATCGGAGTACTGGGCGTTGGTTTGGGGGGGGATTATAATGGCCCTGACCGGTTTCGTTCTCTGGTTCCAGGACTTTTTCCTGCGCTTCCTGCCCAAATGGTCCACGGACGTCGCCACCGCCATCCATTTTTACGAAGCGGTCCTGGCGACGCTGGCCATCTTCGTCTGGCACTTCTACGCGGTCATCTTCAAGCCGGGGGTCTACCCGATGAACTGGGCCTGGATGACCGGCCGGGCGCACCGTCCGGAAGGGGAGAAAGCCGCCTCCGTGGAAGCCGAAAAACAGCCCGGCTGAAGTTTCAACGGCTCCCCTTCAGAAAAGCCCCGGCCAATTGCCGATCGTAAAAGCCGCCAATTAAAAATTCCCGTAATTTTTCTTGACAAGCCCGCCGATACTCCTATATTAGAGGAGTCAGAGGAGTGGGCAACTCCTCCGAAGAGATTGAAATGATAAAAATACTGCCTTTAAGCAAAGGATGCCAGAATGCCCTGCGGGTGGCGGTCTATTTCTCCACGCGGCCGGTCGGGGCCATAATCCCCCGCGAAGAGGCCAGCCGGAAGACCAAAATCCCTACTTTGTTTCTGGCCAAAATTCTTCAAACCCTGACCCGCGCCGGCGTTTTACGCTCCCATTTGGGGGCTGAACGGGGGTATTCGCTGGCCCGCCCGGCTGGAGAGGTGAGCTTGCTGGATGTGGTGCGGGCCTATGACGGCCCGGTGGACGAAGGGGTCTGCGTATTGGACGGATCCAAGCATTGCCCGGGGGATTCCACCTGCGCCTTCCACGACTACTGGGTTGAAACCCGCCGGGATGTGGTGGCCAAACTGGCCTCTATTTCCGTGGCGGAGGCGGCGGAAATGCTTTCCCGTAAAAGAAACGACAACGGCAGCAAAAAGGCCTCGTTGCGAAAAGACATAAACGAAGAAGGAAAAACAGTACAAAAACCACAAACCAAGGAGGAGTTATGAAGAGCATCAATCCATTGGCGAAAATTCTTCTGGCGGCAACGTTGTCCGCCTTTGGGATTTTCGCGCTGGCCGGCTGCGGCGGAAGTGCCAGTGGCGACGACACCAAAAACATGGTGTACGGCTCGCCGGAATCCAAAATGTCGATGGAGCCGGCCTCCGGGCCGCTGTACGAAGGAGCGGCTTTGTCGATTGCGCCGGAAGTGAAGCCGGTGCCGAACGCCACCGAACATCACGTGCGCATCGACGTAAATCATGCCGAAGTGGTTGTCAACGATACCATCAAATTCGTCGGCTGGCTTTTCGGCGGCGCCTATCCCGGTCCGGTTCTGCATGTTCGGCAAGGGGACAAGGTCTATTTCAAAATGACCAACCGCTCCAACGAGACGGTCGGCATTTCCCCGCCGTCGCCTCATTCCATCGACTTCCATGCGGCGATGGTCAATCCCAAGGACAAATACCGCGAGGTGATTCCGGGCGCCACCATCGAGTTTGAATGGACCGCCAACTATCCCGGCGTCTATATGTACCACTGCGGCTCGCCGGCCATTCTGCAGCATATGATTTACGGAATGGTCGGGATGACCATCGTGGAGCCGAAGGACGGCTACCCCACCAAGGTGGACCGTGAGTATGCTGTCTTCCAGTCCGAACTCTATCTGGCCAAGCTGAAATCCGGGATGTACGTCACCGATATGGCCACCGCCAAGAAAAAAGAGCCGATGTTCGTCTGCTTCAACGGCCAGCCGTTCCGTCACGTCAAGGAGCCCTTGAAGGCCAAGGCGGGCGAGCGCGTCCGTTTGTACGTGTTGAACGCCGGCCCCTGCGGCACCTCCAGCTTCCACGTCGTGGGTACCCTGTTTGACCGGGTTTGGATGGAAGGGCATCCGCAAAATGAAATGCGCGGCGCGGCAACCATCATGCTCCCCTCCTCCGGCGGCGCCATCGTGGAGTTCGTCGTGCCGGAAAAGGGGATCTACACCTTCGTGGACCACGAATTCGCCGATGTGGAAGCCGGGGCGGCCGGTTTGATTGACGCCTCCGGCGACGAAGTGGCGATGAAATAACGGGAGCGGGGCGGAAGAAAGGCCGGTAATCTGAAAATGACTGCGATGAAAAGATGCGGGAAGGGGGACTCTTCCGGAAGACAACGGCATCGCCGGCCTTTTCTTCTTTTCCTTTTGGTTTTGGTTGTGTTTGCAACAACGGCTGTGGCGGGCGGAGCGGCCGGGGCAGCTGATTCGCTTAAAGGCGACAGCATCGACCGCTGCGGCAATCCCAAAGCCGTCAGTTTCCCGCTTCAGAATCGGCCCGCTTCTTTCCAGTCGGAGGCGGTTGTCCGGCCAGGGGAGAAGCAGCTTGCAAAAGAGGGGAAGGGAACGGTCTACTTCTTTTTGGGTTCCCTCTGCCCCTGCACGGACGCCCACAAGCACTCCATTATGGAACTGATGTCGCTGGCCCCCAAAAAGAATATCAAGCTGGTGGCGGTCTTCCCCAATAAGGGGGAGTCGGTGGAACTGATTGAACACTTCTTCAAGGGAATCGGCTTCAAGCTGGATTACATCGTCGATTCCACCAACCGGCTGGTGAAAAAATTCGGCGCCCGAAAAACGCCGGAGGTTTTTTTGGTGGATGAAAAAGGACGGGTGGTTTATTCCGGCCCGATTGACGATTCGGTGGAAAATTTGGGGCAAATCAAAAACGCCTATTTGAAAAACGCCGTGCTGGAGCTGGCCGAAGGGCGGCCCGTCACCGTTCCGCGCGCGGAGGGAAGCGGATGCTGGATTGTGCGCAACCGGTAGGTTTGGAAAAAGAGAAACGGGATGGATATCATTGACGGCTTGTTGGGAGAACACGGCGTTTTTTACGCGCTGTTTGACTGGTACGAAAAATCGACCCGTCAAGCCCGGACGCTCGAGGACGTGCAGAAGCTGGCCCGGCCGCTGGCCGATGCCCTCATCTCCCACGCCAAACTCGAAGACAAACTCCTTTTTCCCCTGCTGGAATCGGATCGGTTCCTGCGGCGCCCCCTGCAGGTGATGGAGCGGGAGCACAGGGGGATCGAAGGGGCTCTTCTGGGGGTGGAGTCCTGCACGCGGAAAACGGAGGCCTTGGACCAGGTGCTGGCCGCCATCGAATCGGCCCGCGAACATTTTGCCAAGGAGGAGCGCATCCTTTTCCCCCGCGCCCGGCAGGTGTTGGACGAAAAACAGTTGGCCAAGCTCACCTGCCGCTGGGCCGAAGCGCGGGGAGTGGCCGTTCTCTAAAAAAGCTTTCCCGATCGGTAATCTTGAATATCTTGCCTTACAAAAGAAAGGAGCGCTCTATGCCTGCGCGTTGGTTTAAATTTACAGTGGTAATCCTTCTCGGCCTGTTTGCCTGCCCATCTCTTTGGGCACAGGAAAAACCGGCCGGAAAAGTTTGGGGATACGCCTTCGGAGATTATTTTTACAAACTGCACGGCAATGCTGTCGAGGCCTCCCCTTCGCAGTATTCCACGGTGGCCAAGGACTTTCAGGCCTTCCAGTTCCGCCGGTTGCAGCTCTATTACGACCATACTTTGAGCGAAAAGTTTTTCTCCCGCTTCATGCTGGAAGTGAACGACAAATCGCCGATGCCCGACGGGAAATTCGGCGATTTTTTAAAGGCCGCCTACGTCGAGTGGAAAAACATCATCCCAAGGTGCAACGCCGCCATCGGCCTGTATCCGGCGCCGACCTGGAGCTGGCTTACGGAAAAGGTCTGGAACTACCGCTCGGTGGAAAAAACCATAGCCGACTTTCGCGGTATGGGGGGGTTGGGCGGGGCTTCGGATTTGGGAATCGTGCTGCGCGGGAATTTTGACGCCGCCGGCCGCTACGGCTACGGCTTTATGATTGGCAACGGCACGGGGCAGAAAGCGGAGACCAACAAGTACAAAAAATTTTACGGGGCGTTCTCCGCCAAGCCGGTAAAAGGGATGGTTCTGGAGGCGTACGGCGACTACGAGCCGGCGGCGGATAAAAATATTTCCACCTTGAAGGGGTTTGCGGCCTATGAAACGGCCCGTTTGACCGGCGGGGTGGAGGCGGTGTATCAAACCCAGGAAAATGCAGGCAGTGCCGGGGCTGACAAAACCCCCTTCGGCATCGCTTTTTTTGCCCGGGGACCCGTCCCCTTGGTTGAAAAGCTCGCCGCCTTTGGCCGCTTCGATTTTTTCAATCCGAACACGCAGGTGACCGATTCCGGCTTCAATGAATACTTCTTTGTTACCGGGCTGGATTTCATGCCGGTCAAAAACGTCCATTTCATGCCGAATTTCTGGCTGAACAGTTTCTCGGACAAAAGCCCGGCCGGCTTGAAAAAGGATGCGGATGTGGCCTTGCGGCTGACCTTTTATTATATATACGAGTGATGCCGGCGCGGAGGGAGAAGTAAGCGTGCATTACCCCTGGTGGTATGTTCCGTTCCTCAATGCGCCGATGCTCATCGCCATAATTGCCGTCCTGCACGTTTTGGTTTCCCACTACGCCGTCGGCGGCGGGCTTTTTCTGGCGGTGGAAACCAGCTTCGCCTACAAGACCAAAAACACCAACTATCTTTCCTATCTGCGCCAGCATGCCTGGTTTTTCATTCTAATCACCGTGGTGTACGGCGCCATCACTGGCGTCGGCATCTGGTGGACCATCGGGCTGGCTTCTCCTCTGGCCACCGAAACGCTCATTCACGCTTTTGTTTTCGGCTGGGCGATGGAGTATGTTTTCTTCGTTCTGGAAGTTGTCTCGGCGTTCATTTTCTTCTACTACTGGGGGCGGCTGGATGCCAAAACGCACACTCAAGTCGGCTGGATCTACGCCGCTTCGGCTTGGATAAGCTTGGTCTTAATCACCGGCATCACCGCCTTTATGCTCCATCCCGGAAGCTGGCCGCAGGACAAGGACTTCTGGACCGGCTTTTTCAACCCGCAGTTTGTGCCGCAGGTTCTCTCCCGCACGGGCGGGTCGTTCCTCTTGGCCTCCCTCTATGTCTATCTGCACGCCGCTTTTAAAGTAAAGGACCCGGCGATGCGGGACCTGATTGCCGCCCGCTCCGCCCGCCCGGCCCTGTTGGGTTCAATCCTGATTGTCCTCGGCGGGATCGGCTGGTTTCTCTACCTGCCGGAATCGGCCCAGGCGGCCCTGGCGGCCGCCAGCACGCTCAACATCATGATGGCGATAATTTTCGCCTTGACCATCGGGGTTTTTCTTTTGCTTTACTTCGGGCCGTACAAAAATCCGGGCTGGCTCACCCCCGGTTTTGCCATCGTGCTCTTCGTGATGGGGCTTGCCGCTTTTTCCACCGGCGAGTTCGTGCGCGAAGCGGTGCGCAAGCCGTTCATTGTCTATAACGTCGTCTTGGGAAATCAGGTTCTGGCCGAGGAAGTCCCGGCGTTGAAGGCCAACGGCTATCTCGAAAGCGGCAACTGGCTGCGCGCGCATGTGG is from Verrucomicrobiia bacterium and encodes:
- a CDS encoding cytochrome c3 family protein translates to MKTLKKRIFFGAFFFAGFGFFPSAFAQGPSNEDCLACHQDKELSKTLPDGRSKSLFVEPKKFEHSVHASLGCVDCHADLAGTEIPHKENPAPPQCGGCHSDVEKIYDGSLHGRAVRSGARLAPRCWDCHGSHDIKKADAADSRVRRYNVPFLCGRCHKEGTEVSRTYDIPQDSILTHYSVSIHGEGLFKKGLTVSAVCTDCHTSHNILPHTDPRSSIFRENVPKTCEKCHGMIEQVHQKVIRGELWEKAPNQVPVCVDCHAPHRVRKVFYELGMADRDCLKCHSDPKLFTQRDGKRVSLFVDTLEVKGSIHRNTACAQCHTGASPTHKRPCATIKTKVDCSTCHAEVVQTYAASTHGKLNERGDPNAPFCRDCHGVHGIKEHRNPNSPTYPTRVPDLCGQCHREGEKAALRLTGEKQKVVKNYVESIHGKGLLQSGLVVTAMCTDCHTPHHELPSADTASSVSRKHIAETCAQCHHGIYEQFAKSIHFPGRAQTDKPLPLCHDCHSAHTITRTDKEGFKLGIINQCGRCHQDVAESYFDTFHGKVSKLGYTAAAKCYDCHGAHDILPPWEPASHLSRQNIVATCGKCHPGSHRRFAGYLTHATHHDRKKYPVLFYTFWFMTFLLVGTFGFFGVHTLLWLPRSFQALKHRRKLEVQPHGKEYLRFDSLPRRLHVLVIISFLGLALTGMMLKFSYLGWAQFLSRILGGFESAGYIHRICALITFFYFSAHIFDLVRRKRKEGKSWKEFLTGAGSMLPNKRDAVEFWQTTKWFLGLGPRPAYGRWTYWEKFDYFAVFWGVTIIGSTGLVLWFPEFFTHLIPGWFINVATIIHSDEALLAVGFIFTVHFFNTHFRPDKFPMDTVIFTGRVPVEELKADRPREYEELVASGELEKRLVDPLPPVVVKTMKIFGWAALSIGIILVLLIIWAQIFGYR
- a CDS encoding cytochrome c3 family protein, which translates into the protein MKKKRGIGGRVGRFRTLDFERLTGKPIAGLAALFVLTLTAFAWSQGISNEDCLSCHSDADLSKTGPSGQKVPLFVDLKKYESSVHGGFGCTDCHSDITEIPHPEKLKPVDCSSCHAETVEKYGRGVHATARAKGNLQSPTCVSCHTPHAIRPASDPASPTARRNIPDLCGKCHGDLKFVAEQTGILSAQPFFNYKESVHGRAREKGDEKAAVCSDCHKSHDLLPPSDPQSTIFKANVPATCGQCHGKVAEEYTASIHGQALKAGLSRSPACTDCHGIHTIKTVIDPASPVAAQALARTTCIQCHESEGLSKEYGLPAKRISTYLDSYHGLASRFGSNVVANCASCHGIHNIYPSSDSRSLIHPANLATTCGSCHPGASENFARGKIHVLSSTHDGDTGAKVVGWVTAIYIVLIVVVIGGMLLHNAADWLRSVWGSWRTTGPHFYLKFTVWQRIQHAGLFVSFFGLAFTGFALTYPEQFSWLFGEDEELRSLLHRIFAVLFLADGALHLGHVLFSKSGRRFIFALMPKKADLAQLVGNLKYYLGRAPLPAPEPAYGYVEKSEYWALVWGGIIMALTGFVLWFQDFFLRFLPKWSTDVATAIHFYEAVLATLAIFVWHFYAVIFKPGVYPMNWAWMTGRAHRPEGEKAASVEAEKQPG
- a CDS encoding Rrf2 family transcriptional regulator, with product MIKILPLSKGCQNALRVAVYFSTRPVGAIIPREEASRKTKIPTLFLAKILQTLTRAGVLRSHLGAERGYSLARPAGEVSLLDVVRAYDGPVDEGVCVLDGSKHCPGDSTCAFHDYWVETRRDVVAKLASISVAEAAEMLSRKRNDNGSKKASLRKDINEEGKTVQKPQTKEEL
- a CDS encoding multicopper oxidase domain-containing protein, yielding MKSINPLAKILLAATLSAFGIFALAGCGGSASGDDTKNMVYGSPESKMSMEPASGPLYEGAALSIAPEVKPVPNATEHHVRIDVNHAEVVVNDTIKFVGWLFGGAYPGPVLHVRQGDKVYFKMTNRSNETVGISPPSPHSIDFHAAMVNPKDKYREVIPGATIEFEWTANYPGVYMYHCGSPAILQHMIYGMVGMTIVEPKDGYPTKVDREYAVFQSELYLAKLKSGMYVTDMATAKKKEPMFVCFNGQPFRHVKEPLKAKAGERVRLYVLNAGPCGTSSFHVVGTLFDRVWMEGHPQNEMRGAATIMLPSSGGAIVEFVVPEKGIYTFVDHEFADVEAGAAGLIDASGDEVAMK
- a CDS encoding redoxin family protein yields the protein MTAMKRCGKGDSSGRQRHRRPFLLFLLVLVVFATTAVAGGAAGAADSLKGDSIDRCGNPKAVSFPLQNRPASFQSEAVVRPGEKQLAKEGKGTVYFFLGSLCPCTDAHKHSIMELMSLAPKKNIKLVAVFPNKGESVELIEHFFKGIGFKLDYIVDSTNRLVKKFGARKTPEVFLVDEKGRVVYSGPIDDSVENLGQIKNAYLKNAVLELAEGRPVTVPRAEGSGCWIVRNR
- a CDS encoding hemerythrin domain-containing protein is translated as MDIIDGLLGEHGVFYALFDWYEKSTRQARTLEDVQKLARPLADALISHAKLEDKLLFPLLESDRFLRRPLQVMEREHRGIEGALLGVESCTRKTEALDQVLAAIESAREHFAKEERILFPRARQVLDEKQLAKLTCRWAEARGVAVL
- a CDS encoding cytochrome ubiquinol oxidase subunit I, which encodes MHYPWWYVPFLNAPMLIAIIAVLHVLVSHYAVGGGLFLAVETSFAYKTKNTNYLSYLRQHAWFFILITVVYGAITGVGIWWTIGLASPLATETLIHAFVFGWAMEYVFFVLEVVSAFIFFYYWGRLDAKTHTQVGWIYAASAWISLVLITGITAFMLHPGSWPQDKDFWTGFFNPQFVPQVLSRTGGSFLLASLYVYLHAAFKVKDPAMRDLIAARSARPALLGSILIVLGGIGWFLYLPESAQAALAAASTLNIMMAIIFALTIGVFLLLYFGPYKNPGWLTPGFAIVLFVMGLAAFSTGEFVREAVRKPFIVYNVVLGNQVLAEEVPALKANGYLESGNWLRAHVAARFPQTLEDGKINEAKLLELPKSNQVELGEMLFQYACNNCHAAKNGMSAASHLMRGWTVEMIRTVSREPEKMHFFMPPWAGTPEESELLTRYLISIAPAHPAGMYFGEEK